The following proteins are encoded in a genomic region of Amia ocellicauda isolate fAmiCal2 chromosome 6, fAmiCal2.hap1, whole genome shotgun sequence:
- the LOC136751761 gene encoding C3a anaphylatoxin chemotactic receptor: MAGIGTTSGSEAFSLLQPGALNTSAPTVNTNNTAVHSMGSEASRVAQMIITILIFLVGIPLNLLVVWVLGVRGWRREGKRASNSSFGVYVVNLALADLVLVMRTPLALGYLANHFHWPFGLPACRLVMFLRVLGLYANAFLLCAISMERCLCLLRPVWYRLRRRPWVVHLVCGLLWVLAFSLSTPYIATSQIKSINSRSQCMPSGKLRLALFITETLLGFLLPLLLFLSCNLAVLLTARQVEGASAARASISTLATSSSASSSPSPSSQRYTRLYRVLFLTMLLFLTCWVPYFTFRFLGKLSEYWQNQSLTKVFYRGEYTSLYLVYLKSALNPVLYVFAGKGLGGAVKASLLSAVERIFNEDTSDYSRRRSLRGRDSLV, translated from the coding sequence ATGGCTGGTATTGGGACCACTAGTGGGTCAGAGGCCTTCTCCTTGCTGCAGCCCGGAGCCCTCAACACCTCGGCACCTACGgtcaacaccaacaacaccgcTGTGCACAGCATGGGGTCTGAGGCGTCACGCGTGGCCCAGATGATCATCACCATCCTGATCTTCCTGGTCGGCATCCCCCTGAACCTGCTggtggtgtgggtgctgggcGTGCGCGGTTGGCGGCGGGAGGGCAAGAGGGCGAGCAACAGCAGCTTCGGCGTGTACGTGGTGAACCTGGCGCTGGCGGACCTGGTACTGGTAATGAGGACCCCCCTGGCACTGGGCTACCTGGCTAACCACTTCCACTGGCCCTTCGGTCTGCCCGCCTGTCGCCTGGTGATGTTCTTGCGCGTACTGGGGCTCTACGCCAACGCCTTCCTGCTGTGCGCCATCAGCATGGAGAGGTGCCTGTGCCTACTGCGTCCCGTGTGGTACCGCCTGCGCCGCCGGCCCTGGGTGGTCCACCTGGTGTGTGGCCTGCTCTGGGTGCTGGCCTTCTCCCTCAGCACCCCCTACATCGCCACCAGCCAGATAAAGTCTATCAACAGCCGCAGCCAGTGCATGCCGAGCGGAAAGCTCAGGCTGGCTCTGTTCATCACCGAGACCCTGCTGGGCTTCCTGCTGCCACTGCTGCTCTTCCTCTCCTGCAATCTGGCCGTGCTGCTCACCGCCCGGCAGGTAGAGGGTGCTAGCGCCGCACGGGCCTCCATCTCCACCCTTGCTACCTCTTCCTCCGCCTCctcttccccctccccctcctctcagCGCTACACCAGGCTCTACAGAGTGCTCTTCCTCACCATGCTGCTCTTCCTCACCTGCTGGGTGCCATACTTCACCTTCCGCTTCCTGGGGAAGCTGTCGGAGTACTGGCAGAACCAGAGTCTGACTAAGGTGTTCTATCGAGGGGAGTACACCTCTCTGTACCTGGTGTACCTTAAGAGTGCACTGAACCCCGTGCTGTACGTGTTCGCAGGGAAGGGGCTGGGCGGCGCTGTCAAGGCCTCACTGCTGTCCGCAGTCGAGCGCATCTTTAACGAGGACACGTCTGACTACAGCCGTAGGCGCTCTCTCCGGGGCCGGGACTCGCTGGTGTAG
- the cenpq gene encoding centromere protein Q, translating to MLSGCSFKTRVPANMVSMKPPRVPAQSTGPGPSHSGQAAGPRGRKKLRESSSQAGVSAAAPPRGKQKWNPLSNSSQVYLRNTLSLAVLSVLSGRRKDSEESQRHLNTVKDRFLSRCEQLKVPPRKQGGISRVPHLHQAQLKTVDTGKKTLQALEAEVSAVVGELEQVDGAMAVLEGRLKAGRARLLEAESAAQEVLRRSEQAVLQLPPLSPGSCSAPTLQEEMLRLVPNAGSALQLAQVLQESPELKDMGAFLELAHGQADTLQQSARPR from the exons ATGCTCTCTGGATGCAGTTTCAAAACCAGAGTTCCCGCCAACATG GTCAGTATGAAGCCCCCCCGAGTGCCAGCACAGAGCACCGGCCCCGGGCCCTCACACAGTGGGCAG GCAGCAGGACCCAGGGGCAGGAAGAAACTCAGAGAGAGCAGCTCACAGGCCGGAG TGTCGGCAGCAGCGCCCCCCAGAGGGAAGCAGAAGTGGAATCCCCTGTCCAACAGCTCCCAGGTGTACCTGAGAAACACGCTGAGCCTGGCTGTCCT gtcAGTATTATCTGGGAGAAGGAAAGACAGCGAGGAGTCTCAGAGGCACCTGAACACGGTTAAAGACAG GTTCCTGTCTCGATGTGAGCAACTGAAAGTGCCCCCCAGGAAACAGGGAGGCATAAGCCGGGTTCCACATCTGCATCAGGCACAGTTGAAGACAGTCGACACGGGCAAGAAAACCCTCCAGGCCCTAGAG GCGGAGGTGAGCGCAGTGGTGGGGGAGCTGGAGCAGGTGGACGGGGCGATGGCTGTGCTGGAAGGGAGGCTGAAAGCGGGCCGGGCGCGGCTACTGGAGGCGGAGTCTGCAGCCCAAGAG GTTCTACGGCGATCTGAGCAGGCGGTGCTGCAGCTGCCCCCGCTGTCCCCCGGCAGCTGCTCTGCCCCCACTCTGCAG GAGGAGATGCTGAGACTGGTACCCAATGCTGGCTCTGCCCTGCAGCTGGCACAGGTGCTGCAGGAGTCCCCAGAGCTGAAGGACATGGGGGCCTTCTTGGAGCTCGCCCACGGGCAGGCCGACACCCTGCAGCAGAGCGCACGGCCGAGATAG
- the mrpl16 gene encoding large ribosomal subunit protein uL16m isoform X2 produces the protein MLNVSLWSGLFQNPLKVLSAGLKTFDPPPDFSDVVLPERTKLKFVNKIPNLKRAKKEMKKLRDIQGPAQAANTFTRGQYGIVALGGGYLHWGHFEMMRLTINRRIDPRTTFACWRVNAPYKPITRKGLGQRMGGGKGAIDHYVTPVRCGRLVLELGGHCELDEVKPVLTEVAKKLPFPAKVVSRESLAAMQQEERDRELSNQNPWTFQRVAMSNMLGIRKVLSPFDLRHGGKYTGKFRLPERV, from the exons ATGCTGAACGTCTCTCTCTGGTCAGGGCTCTTCCAGAACCCACTGAAGGTCCTCTCGGCTGGACTGAAGACCTTTGACCCTCCCCCTGACTTCAGTG ATGTGGTTCTGCCAGAGCGCACAAAACTGAAGTTCGTCAACAAGATTCCCAACTTGAAGAGGGCCAAGAAGGAGATGAAGAAGCTGAGGGACATCCAAGGCCCGGCCCAGGCAGCCAACACCTTCACCCGCGGCCAGTATGGCATCGTG gcgCTGGGCGGGGGATACCTGCACTGGGGCCACTTTGAGATGATGAGACTGACCATCAACAGGCGCATCGACCCGCGAACCACCTTCGCCTGCTGGCGGGTCAACGCGCCCTACAAGCCGATCACGCGCAAGGGGCTGGGCCAGCGCATGGGCGGGGGCAAGGGCGCCATCGACCACTACGTCACACCAGTGCGCTGCGGGCGGCTGGTGCTGGAGCTGGGCGGCCACTGCGAGCTGGATGAGGTCAAGCCCGTGCTCACTGAGGTCGCCAAGAAACTGCCCTTCCCTGCCAAG GTGGTGAGCAGGGAGAGCCTGGCAGCCATGCAGCAGGAGGAGAGGGACCGGGAGCTCAGCAACCAGAACCCCTGGACCTTCCAGAGAGTCGCCATGAGCAACATGCTGGGCATCCGAAAAGTGCTGAGCCCCTTCGACCTGCGGCACGGCGGCAAGTACACGGGCAAGTTCCGGCTGCCCGAGAGAGTGTGA
- the mrpl16 gene encoding large ribosomal subunit protein uL16m isoform X1, giving the protein MIALLKSASVGLFARMGGAGLFQNPLKVLSAGLKTFDPPPDFSDVVLPERTKLKFVNKIPNLKRAKKEMKKLRDIQGPAQAANTFTRGQYGIVALGGGYLHWGHFEMMRLTINRRIDPRTTFACWRVNAPYKPITRKGLGQRMGGGKGAIDHYVTPVRCGRLVLELGGHCELDEVKPVLTEVAKKLPFPAKVVSRESLAAMQQEERDRELSNQNPWTFQRVAMSNMLGIRKVLSPFDLRHGGKYTGKFRLPERV; this is encoded by the exons ATGATCGCGCTGCTGAAGTCCGCCTCTGTGGGGCTCTTTGCGCGGATGGGGGGCGCAG GGCTCTTCCAGAACCCACTGAAGGTCCTCTCGGCTGGACTGAAGACCTTTGACCCTCCCCCTGACTTCAGTG ATGTGGTTCTGCCAGAGCGCACAAAACTGAAGTTCGTCAACAAGATTCCCAACTTGAAGAGGGCCAAGAAGGAGATGAAGAAGCTGAGGGACATCCAAGGCCCGGCCCAGGCAGCCAACACCTTCACCCGCGGCCAGTATGGCATCGTG gcgCTGGGCGGGGGATACCTGCACTGGGGCCACTTTGAGATGATGAGACTGACCATCAACAGGCGCATCGACCCGCGAACCACCTTCGCCTGCTGGCGGGTCAACGCGCCCTACAAGCCGATCACGCGCAAGGGGCTGGGCCAGCGCATGGGCGGGGGCAAGGGCGCCATCGACCACTACGTCACACCAGTGCGCTGCGGGCGGCTGGTGCTGGAGCTGGGCGGCCACTGCGAGCTGGATGAGGTCAAGCCCGTGCTCACTGAGGTCGCCAAGAAACTGCCCTTCCCTGCCAAG GTGGTGAGCAGGGAGAGCCTGGCAGCCATGCAGCAGGAGGAGAGGGACCGGGAGCTCAGCAACCAGAACCCCTGGACCTTCCAGAGAGTCGCCATGAGCAACATGCTGGGCATCCGAAAAGTGCTGAGCCCCTTCGACCTGCGGCACGGCGGCAAGTACACGGGCAAGTTCCGGCTGCCCGAGAGAGTGTGA